From the Solanum lycopersicum chromosome 10, SLM_r2.1 genome, one window contains:
- the LOC112941444 gene encoding uncharacterized protein yields the protein MVDDNSTTERVEASEGGQLHSNLILRLERKISQLEEEVTNMRDLAKLSISLGTQFGENIDNPPNQTATPDNPPIHISPHEPIHPNAFPPPHAQNTQFPFHHYYQHTKPTVPETTPNTNIPHTFGNNNPNPIYVETAPLTHDLHESESHQKDILIKTLTERLDNLTNRVQHVEGNKRLGGLGYEDLCMHPDVELPEGYKLPKFEMFNGIGDPKAHLRMYCDKLVGVGRDERILMKLFMRSLTEEALSWYIEQDSRKWIKWVDMATDFINRFGFNIENAPDWFYIQNLKKKPSESFREYAIRWRSEAARARPPMEESQMKDYFIRAQEPQYYDRMMLVAEKSFAEIIKLGERIEEGIKNGTIINLETLQATNKALQSGGMIESRKKTGSVMMAYGTRTPLRHKTTNPPPSPYPHTPYLHTPYPQHPSAPPPISPQPMPIYYQNAPPQYLHASYPVYNVQPTHFQTPPPTQTPNYRNRPSYERRPTKTYTPLAEPIAQLYERLKQAGYVSPIPALPVDVHAKWYDPNKVCAYHSGMKGHTTEVCRALKDKVQMLIDTKTIQLKDPTPNVANNPLPNHQVNMVEAGDVWDWEESIWAVETEEAMPTTAQAPLIVQGLAPFEVEVAAPRPPFAVYKASSPIQCDTHAVPWDYNKRETNVEETDVATGVTRSGRIYTSENLVQGSSSKSKAPIVELEDQSIWKKVEAKEYSVIEQLSKTPSQISILELLQSSETHRDALLKILGEAYVPSNFTHGEVSQMVGQVFEAYKISFHKDELPIEGTTHNKALYISVQYQDKVINKALVDAGSGLNICPLSTLTRLGVDSAKIQTWKMNVRAFDDSQRGTIGEITLDMLIGPVTFPIAFQILDIPSSYNLLLGRPWIHMAGAVPSTLHQCLKFEWDYEEVVVHGEKGHPVYTIEGRENMDGEMYHTVELVVNIELQPWFSQKIIDMMAWFGFELGKGLGAKLQGIVEPIQPVRHSTTFGLGYKYTTEEWLDWRPPRDGYYYPLKKPIPPLYQSFRLAGFMGDNIDEISDDLKGLSLTKEEGKVCNVVINEEEKGGPSGSKEAKISVSNWTSTPSRPCRVSGKIHYKNVESEIVAYNETAQLNLNDLEEVEDNEVPEELIKRVEEFEEKPNPNLVETEVVNLGNAEVIQETRVSIHMTKEDKKEYTEFLIENKDIFAWSYADMTGLSTAIVAHRLPTDPACPPVKQKLRKYKPEMSLKIKEEVSKQLDVGILQVTEYPTWLANVVPMPKKDGKVRVCVDYRDLNKASPKDNFPLPNIHILIDNCAKHETQSFVDCFAGYHQIEMHKDDAEKTAFITPWGVYNYKVMPFGLKNAGATYMRAMTTLFHDMIHKEIEVYVDDVIIKSKESLNHLEDLRKFFARLRKYNLKLNPAKCVFGVPAGKLLGFIVSRRGI from the exons ATGGTTGACGACAACAGCACCACTGAAAGGGTAGAAGCTTCTGAGGGAGGACAACTTCATAGTAATCTTATCCTAAGACTCGAGCGCAAGATTTCGCAATTGGAAGAAGAGGTAACCAACATGCGTGATTTGGCCAAGTTGTCTATCTCTCTTGGAACCCAATTTGGAGAAAACATAGACAATCCTCCTAATCAAACAGCCACGCCAGACAATCCTCCAATCCATATATCCCCACATGAACCCATTCATCCAAATGCCTTTCCACCACCCCACGCCCAAAATACCCAATTTCCATTTCACCACTATTACCAACATACCAAACCAACTGTCCCAGAAACAACCCCAAACACAAATATCCCACATACTTTTGGGAACAACAATCCCAATCCCATATACGTTGAAACTGCCCCTCTGACTCATGACCTCCATGAGTCAGAGTCCCATCAGAAAGACATCTTAATAAAAACCCTGACTGAGAGATTAGACAACTTGACCAACAGGGTACAACACGTGGAAGGAAACAAAAGGTTGGGAGGATTGGGCTATGAGGATCTGTGCATGCATCCTGATGTGGAACTGCCCGAAGGATACAAGCTTCCGAAGTTTGAGATGTTCAATGGCATTGGGGATCCCAAAGCCCACCTACGAATGTATTGCGACAAACTTGTAGGGGTGGGGAGAGATGAGAGGATACTCATGAAGTTGTTCATGAGGAGTCTTACTGAGGAGGCCCTATCATGGTACATTGAGCAAGACTCGCGGAAATGGATAAAATGGGTTGATATGGCAACTGACTTCATCAATAGGTTTGGTTTCAATATTGAAAATGCGCCTGATTGGTTTTACATTCAAAATCTAAAGAAGAAACCAAGTGAATCCTTCAGAGAATATGCCATAAGATGGAGGTCTGAGGCGGCTAGGGCCAGACCCCCTATGGAAGAATCTCAAATGAAAGACTATTTCATTCGTGCCCAAGAACCACAATACTATGACCGAATGATGCTGGTGGCTGAAAAGAGTTTCGCTGAAATCATCAAACTAGGCGAAAGAATTGAAGAAGGCATAAAGAATGGGACTATCATCAACTTGGAGACTTTACAAGCAACCAACAAGGCTCTGCAATCTGGTGGAATGATAGAGAGTCGAAAGAAAACAGGTTCTGTAATGATGGCTTATGGAACTAGGACCCCTTTGAGGCACAAGACAACAAACCCACCACCATCCCCATACCCTCACACCCCATACCTTCACACCCCATACCCTCAACATCCCTCAGCTCCACCCCCTATATCTCCCCAACCCATGCCAATATATTACCAAAATGCTCCTCCTCAATATTTGCATGCCTCATATCCTGTCTATAATGTTCAACCAACACACTTCCAAACTCCACCACCCACTCAAACACCAAACTACCGAAACAGACCTTCCTATGAAAGAAGACCTACAAAAACCTATACCCCTTTGGCTGAACCCATAGCACAACTTTATGAGAGACTGAAACAAGCTGGGTACGTCTCTCCAATTCCTGCATTACCTGTGGACGTTCACGCGAAATGGTACGACCCTAACAAGGTCTGCGCCTACCATTCTGGGATGAAGGGCCACACCACCGAAGTTTGCAGAGCCCTTAAGGATAAGGTTCAAATGTTGATTGATACAAAAACCATCCAACTGAAGGATCCTACACCGAATGTTGCGAATAATCCTCTCCCTAACCATCAAGTCAACATGGTGGAAGCTGGTGATGTCTGGGATTGGGAAGAATCTATCTGGGCCGTCGAAACAGAGGAAGCCATGCCTACCACTGCCCAGGCACCACTAATAGTGCAAGGACTCGCCCCATTTGAAGTAGAAGTTGCTGCACCCAGACCACCATTTGCTGTCTATAAGGCATCCTCCCCAATACAATGTGACACACATGCTGTACCTTGGGATTACAACAAAAGAGAAACAAATGTGGAAGAGACAGATGTTGCAACAGGGGTCACCAGATCTGGAAGAATTTACACTTCTGAAAATTTGGTTCAGGGAAGCTCTAGCAAATCCAAAGCGCCAATCGTAGAGCTCGAGGATCAAAGTATTTGGAAAAAGGTTGAAGCTAAAGAATACTCTGTCATTGAGCAGCTGAGTAAAACCCCTTCCCAAATATCAATTCTGGAGTTACTACAATCTTCCGAAACTCATCGAGATGCCCTTCTGAAGATCCTTGGTGAAGCTTATGTCCCGTCTAACTTCACTCATGGAGAGGTATCCCAAATGGTGGGGCAGGTCTTTGAGGCTTACAAAATATCTTTTCACAAAGATGAACTGCCAATCGAAGGAACAACTCACAATAAAGCTTTGTACATTTCGGTTCAGTATCAGGATAAGGTGATAAACAAAGCATTAGTTGATGCAGGTTCAGGTTTAAACATTTGCCCTCTGAGCACACTGACGAGGCTGGGTGTGGATAGTGCAAAAATTCAGACATGGAAGATGAATGTGAGGGCATTTGACGACTCTCAGAGAGGCACTATTGGGGAGATAACCTTGGACATGCTCATTGGTCCTGTCACTTTCCCCatagctttccaaattttggaCATCCCTTCATCGTACAACTTATTATTGGGTCGTCCATGGATTCATATGGCTGGAGCGGTTCCATCTACTCTTCACCAATGCCTGAAGTTTGAATGGGATTACGAAGAGGTTGTGGTCCATGGGGAAAAAGGGCATCCTGTATACACGATTGAAGGAAGAGAGAATATGGATGGCGAAATGTACCATACAGTGGAGCTTGTTGTTAATATTGAGTTGCAACCTTGGTTCAGCCAAAAAATCATAGATATGATGGCCTGGTTCGGTTTCGAGCTTGGGAAAGGTTTGGGGGCTAAATTACAAGGGATAGTCGAACCTATACAGCCTGTTCGACATTCCACCACTTTTGGTTTGGGTTATAAATACACCACCGAAGAATGGCTCGATTGGCGACCACCTAGAGATGGGTACTACTATCCATTGAAGAAACCCATACCGCCATTGTATCAATCATTTCGATTAGCAGGTTTCATGGGAGACAATATTGATGAGATCTCAGACGACTTGAAGGGGTTATCGCTAACCAAAGAAGAAGGGAAAGTTTGCAACGTCGTGATCAACGAGGAGGAGAAAGGGGGCCCTAGTGGAAGCAAGGAGGCAAAGATCAGCGTCAGCAACTGGACCTCGACTCCATCCAGACCTTGTCGAGTATCTGG caaaattcattataaaaatgtCGAATCTGAGATTGTGGCATACAATGAGACTGCTCAGCTTAACCTTAATGACTTAGAAGAAGTCGAAGACAATGAGGTTCCCGAGGAGTTAATCAAAAGGGTTGAGGAATTCGAGGAAAAACCCAATCCAAATTTGGTAGAGACAGAAGTGGTGAATTTGGGAAATGCAGAGGTGATACAAGAAACCCGAGTAAGCATCCATATGACAAAAGAAGACAAGAAAGAGTATACCGAGTTTCTCATAGAGAATAAGGATATTTTCGCGTGGTCCTACGCAGACATGACAGGGCTAAGTACTGCAATCGTAGCCCATCGACTACCCACTGATCCAGCATGTCCTCCGGTAAAACAGAAGCTGAGAAAATACAAGCCCGAGATgagtttgaaaatcaaagaagaagtatcAAAGCAATTAGATGTTGGGATACTCCAAGTGACAGAATACCCAACTTGGCTTGCAAATGTCGTTCCAATGCCCAAGAAAGACGGCAAGGTCAGAGTTTGCGTGGATTACCGAGATCTCAATAAAGCTAGCCCTAAAGATAACTTTCCATTACCAAACATACACATACTGATTGATAATTGTGCTAAGCACGAAACTCAGTCGTTTGTGGATTGCTTTGCCGGCTATCATCAAATTGAGATGCACAAAGACGACGCTGAGAAAACCGCTTTCATCACGCCGTGGGGCGTCTATAACTACAAGGTGATGCCTTTTGGACTAAAGAACGCTGGAGCTACGTACATGAGAGCGATGACTACTTTGTTTCACGACATGATCCATAAGGAAATtgaagtttatgtggatgatgtcaTCATCAAATCAAAGGAAAGTTTAAATCATTTGGAGGATTTACGGAAATTCTTTGCCAGGCTACGCAAGTACAATCTAAAACTGAATCCGGCAAAATGTGTCTTCGGTGTGCCTGCTGGAAAGCTTTTAGGTTTCATTGTCAGTCGTCGAGGTATATAA